A single genomic interval of Bacillus smithii harbors:
- a CDS encoding class I SAM-dependent methyltransferase, with the protein MADHYFSRSPEIKSNPIYWDYQLKNHSFHFKSDAGVFSKKEVDFGSRLLIESFRAPRLEGPVLDVGCGYGPIGLAVAAYCPERTVHMVDINLRALSLAKENADMNGIENVQIYESDGLDNVKEYGFAAILTNPPIRAGKAIVHRIFSQSYDKLQPGGEFWAVIQKKQGAPSAMRKLEELFQSVSVEEKKKGYYVLKAEKH; encoded by the coding sequence TTGGCAGATCATTATTTTTCGCGTTCCCCCGAAATCAAAAGCAACCCGATTTACTGGGATTATCAATTAAAAAATCATTCCTTTCATTTTAAAAGCGATGCCGGAGTTTTTTCTAAAAAGGAAGTCGATTTTGGCTCGCGTTTACTGATTGAAAGTTTTCGAGCGCCTCGTTTAGAAGGTCCGGTACTCGACGTCGGATGCGGCTACGGTCCTATTGGGTTGGCGGTTGCTGCTTATTGTCCCGAAAGAACGGTGCATATGGTCGATATCAATTTGCGCGCTTTGTCGCTTGCAAAGGAAAACGCAGATATGAATGGCATTGAAAATGTACAGATTTATGAAAGCGATGGTTTGGATAACGTAAAAGAGTATGGCTTTGCTGCTATACTGACCAATCCCCCGATAAGAGCGGGCAAGGCGATTGTCCATAGAATTTTTTCGCAAAGCTATGATAAACTTCAACCCGGAGGAGAGTTTTGGGCGGTGATCCAAAAAAAACAGGGCGCCCCATCAGCAATGAGAAAACTGGAGGAACTGTTTCAATCCGTTTCCGTTGAAGAGAAAAAGAAAGGTTACTACGTTTTAAAAGCAGAAAAACATTGA
- the rpoB gene encoding DNA-directed RNA polymerase subunit beta has translation MTGQLVQYGRHRQRRSYARIREILELPNLIEIQTSSYQWFLDEGLREMFRDISPIEDFTGNLSLEFIDYSLGEPKYSVEEAKQRDATYSAPLRVKVRLVNKETGEVKDQEVFMGDFPLMTETGTFIINGAERVIVSQLVRSPSVYFNGKMDKNGKQGFTATVIPNRGAWLEYETDAKDIVYVRIDRTRKLPVTVLLRALGFGSDQEIIELLGDNEYLRNTLEKDNTDNTEKALIEIYERLRPGEPPTVENARNLLISRFFDPKRYDLANVGRYKINKKLHIKNRIFGQRLAETLVDPETGEIIAEEGTVLDRRTLDKILPNIENGIGFKTYRQTGGVLEDDIVVQSIKVYAPNSDEDKVINIISNAVPDENVKHITPADIIASISYFFNLLYGVGHTDDIDHLGNRRLRSVGELLQNQFRIGLSRMERVVRERMSIQDTNTITPQQLINIRPVIASIKEFFGSSQLSQFMDQTNPLAELTHKRRLSALGPGGLTRERAGFEVRDVHYSHYGRMCPIETPEGPNIGLINSLSTYAKVNRFGFIETPYRRVDPETGRVTDQIDYLTADEEDNYVVAQANARLDENGAFVDDEVVARIRGENTVVKKERVDYMDVSPKQVVSAATACIPFLENDDSNRALMGANMQRQAVPLIQPEAPIVGTGMEHVSARDSGAAVICKHDGIVEHVEAREIWVRRVSEVDGQEVKGDLDKYRLLKFVRSNQGMCYNQRPIVQVGDRVKKGEILADGPSMDKGELALGRNVLVGFMTWEGYNYEDAIIMSERLVKDDVYTSIHIEEYESESRDTKLGPEEITRDIPNVGEDALKNLDERGIIRIGAEVKDGDLLVGKVTPKGVTELTAEERLLHAIFGEKAREVRDTSLRVPHGGGGIVLDVKVFNREDGDELPPGVNQLVRVYIVQKRKIHEGDKMAGRHGNKGVISRILPEEDMPFLPDGTPLDIMLNPLGVPSRMNIGQVLELHLGMAAKKLGIYVATPVFDGAREDDVWETIEEAGMPRDGKTILYDGRTGEPFDNRVSVGIMYMIKLAHMVDDKLHARSTGPYSLVTQQPLGGKAQFGGQRFGEMEVWALEAYGAAYTLQEILTVKSDDVVGRVKTYEAIVKGENVPEPGVPESFKVLIKELQSLGLDVKILSGDEKEIEMKELEDEDDIQQVDSLNIVTEGNEESEKVGTKE, from the coding sequence TTGACAGGTCAACTAGTTCAATACGGACGACACCGCCAACGTAGAAGTTACGCGCGTATTAGAGAAATTTTGGAATTGCCGAATCTTATTGAAATTCAAACATCCTCTTATCAATGGTTTCTTGATGAGGGACTAAGAGAAATGTTCCGGGATATTTCGCCGATCGAGGATTTCACTGGAAACTTATCTTTGGAATTTATCGACTATAGTCTCGGTGAACCAAAGTATTCGGTGGAAGAAGCGAAACAGCGAGATGCAACTTACTCTGCTCCTCTTCGAGTAAAGGTGCGTTTAGTCAATAAAGAAACAGGCGAAGTGAAAGATCAAGAAGTATTCATGGGTGACTTCCCGCTTATGACGGAAACGGGAACGTTTATCATTAACGGTGCTGAACGGGTCATTGTTTCCCAATTGGTCCGCTCGCCAAGCGTTTACTTCAACGGTAAAATGGACAAAAACGGAAAACAGGGATTTACAGCAACTGTTATACCGAACCGCGGAGCTTGGCTTGAATACGAAACAGATGCCAAAGATATCGTATATGTACGTATTGATCGGACAAGAAAACTGCCTGTTACGGTTCTTCTACGGGCTCTTGGTTTTGGCTCTGATCAAGAAATCATCGAGTTGCTTGGTGACAACGAATATCTTCGAAATACATTAGAAAAAGATAATACAGACAATACGGAAAAAGCTCTTATTGAAATATATGAACGCCTGCGTCCGGGCGAACCGCCGACGGTTGAAAACGCTAGAAACTTATTAATTTCCCGCTTTTTCGATCCGAAACGGTATGATTTGGCCAATGTAGGACGCTATAAAATTAACAAAAAACTTCATATTAAAAACCGCATTTTCGGTCAACGTCTGGCAGAAACACTTGTTGATCCTGAGACGGGAGAAATTATTGCCGAAGAAGGAACCGTTTTAGATCGCCGGACTTTAGACAAAATTTTGCCTAACATCGAAAATGGTATTGGTTTTAAAACCTATCGCCAAACGGGCGGTGTCTTGGAAGACGATATCGTGGTCCAATCCATAAAAGTTTATGCCCCCAACAGTGATGAAGACAAAGTAATCAACATTATCAGCAATGCGGTGCCGGATGAGAATGTAAAACACATCACTCCAGCTGATATCATTGCATCTATTAGTTATTTCTTTAATTTGCTGTATGGTGTGGGACATACTGATGATATTGACCATTTAGGAAACCGTCGCTTGCGTTCGGTAGGTGAATTGCTGCAAAATCAATTCCGCATTGGTTTATCGAGAATGGAACGTGTTGTTCGTGAAAGAATGTCCATTCAAGATACCAATACGATTACGCCTCAGCAATTAATTAACATTCGACCAGTCATCGCGTCGATCAAAGAATTTTTCGGAAGTTCTCAGCTGTCTCAATTTATGGATCAAACCAACCCTCTTGCAGAATTAACACATAAACGTCGTTTATCAGCATTGGGACCAGGTGGATTGACGAGGGAACGTGCGGGCTTTGAAGTACGGGATGTTCACTATTCCCACTATGGTCGTATGTGTCCAATTGAAACCCCTGAAGGTCCGAATATCGGGTTGATTAACTCTCTTTCTACTTACGCAAAAGTCAATCGTTTCGGTTTTATTGAAACTCCGTATCGCCGCGTAGATCCGGAAACCGGAAGAGTGACTGACCAAATTGATTATTTAACGGCTGATGAAGAAGATAATTATGTCGTTGCACAGGCAAATGCCCGTTTAGATGAAAATGGAGCGTTTGTTGATGATGAAGTCGTTGCGCGTATCAGAGGCGAAAACACGGTCGTCAAGAAAGAACGTGTTGATTACATGGATGTTTCGCCAAAACAAGTTGTGTCTGCGGCAACGGCATGTATCCCGTTCCTTGAAAACGACGACTCCAACCGTGCTTTAATGGGAGCCAACATGCAGCGTCAAGCAGTACCGCTCATTCAGCCTGAAGCACCAATTGTTGGAACAGGAATGGAACATGTTTCAGCAAGAGACTCAGGGGCTGCTGTTATCTGTAAGCATGACGGTATTGTTGAACACGTAGAGGCAAGAGAAATTTGGGTTCGTCGTGTATCAGAAGTGGATGGCCAAGAAGTAAAAGGCGACTTGGATAAATACCGTCTTCTGAAATTTGTTCGTTCTAACCAAGGTATGTGCTACAACCAACGTCCTATTGTCCAAGTCGGAGATCGAGTGAAAAAAGGTGAAATTTTAGCTGACGGTCCGTCCATGGATAAAGGTGAATTAGCGTTAGGTCGTAATGTTTTGGTCGGATTTATGACTTGGGAAGGTTATAACTATGAAGACGCTATTATCATGAGTGAACGCCTCGTAAAAGATGATGTTTATACATCGATCCACATCGAGGAATATGAATCCGAGTCACGCGATACAAAACTTGGACCGGAAGAAATCACCCGCGATATTCCGAACGTTGGGGAAGATGCGCTGAAAAATCTAGATGAACGTGGAATTATCCGCATTGGCGCTGAAGTAAAAGACGGTGACCTTCTAGTAGGAAAAGTAACTCCTAAAGGCGTTACAGAATTAACGGCTGAAGAACGTTTGCTGCACGCCATTTTTGGTGAAAAAGCCCGCGAAGTCCGAGATACTTCTTTAAGAGTGCCTCATGGCGGCGGCGGAATTGTCTTGGATGTAAAAGTCTTTAACCGTGAAGATGGAGACGAACTACCACCTGGCGTCAATCAGTTGGTTCGTGTTTATATCGTTCAAAAACGGAAAATCCATGAAGGAGACAAAATGGCTGGACGCCATGGTAACAAAGGGGTTATCTCACGCATTTTGCCTGAGGAAGATATGCCGTTTTTACCGGACGGAACCCCTCTCGATATCATGCTTAACCCATTAGGGGTGCCATCACGGATGAACATCGGGCAAGTGTTAGAACTTCATCTTGGAATGGCTGCCAAAAAATTGGGAATTTATGTTGCAACTCCTGTATTTGATGGTGCCCGTGAAGATGACGTATGGGAAACGATCGAAGAAGCAGGAATGCCTAGAGATGGCAAAACCATTCTTTACGATGGCCGGACTGGGGAACCGTTCGATAACCGTGTATCAGTTGGTATCATGTATATGATCAAACTGGCTCACATGGTCGATGATAAACTGCACGCTCGTTCAACAGGACCATACTCACTCGTCACCCAACAACCACTTGGTGGGAAAGCACAGTTTGGTGGGCAACGCTTTGGAGAAATGGAAGTGTGGGCGCTGGAAGCATATGGTGCAGCTTATACGCTACAAGAAATCCTCACGGTGAAATCCGACGATGTAGTCGGCCGTGTAAAAACATACGAAGCTATTGTTAAAGGAGAAAATGTTCCTGAACCGGGAGTTCCTGAATCTTTCAAAGTATTGATCAAAGAACTTCAAAGTTTAGGTTTAGATGTCAAAATTCTTTCAGGTGATGAAAAAGAAATTGAAATGAAAGAGCTGGAAGATGAAGACGATATTCAGCAAGTTGACTCTTTAAACATTGTGACGGAAGGCAATGAAGAATCGGAAAAAGTCGGCACTAAAGAATGA
- the rpoC gene encoding DNA-directed RNA polymerase subunit beta', producing MLDVNNFEYMKIGLASPDKIRSWSYGEVKKPETINYRTLKPEKDGLFCERIFGPTKDWECHCGKYKRVRYKGVVCDRCGVEVTKSKVRRERMGHIELAAPVSHIWYFKGIPSRMGLVLDMSPRALEEVIYFASYVVTDPGETTLEKKQLLSEKEYRTYREKYGNKFQASMGAEAIKKLLQDIDLDKEVETLKEELKTAQGQRRTRAIKRLEVLEAFRNSGNKPEWMVLDVLPVIPPELRPMVQLDGGRFATSDLNDLYRRVINRNNRLKRLLDLGAPNIIVQNEKRMLQEAVDALIDNGRRGRPVTGPGNRPLKSLSHMLKGKQGRFRQNLLGKRVDYSGRSVIVVGPNLKMYQCGLPKEMALELFKPFVMKELVEKGLAHNIKSAKRKIERVQPEVWDVLEEVIKEHPVLLNRAPTLHRLGIQAFEPTLVEGRAIRLHPLVCTAYNADFDGDQMAVHVPLSAEAQAEARMLMLAAQNILNPKDGKPVVTPSQDMVLGNYYLTLERENAVGEGMVFKDANEALIAYQNGYVHLHSRIAVHAGSLHNQTFTEKQNKQLLITTVGKLIFNEILPNTFPYINEPTKENLEGKTPEKYFVDPTVDVKEHIKKQPLIQPFKKKILGSIIAEVFKRFKITETSKMLDRMKDLGFKYSTKAGITIGIADIVVLAEKPQILQEAQAKVDTVMKQFKRGLITEDERYDRVISIWSAAKDQIQGRLMEHLDRTNPIFMMSDSGARGNASNFTQLAGMRGLMANPAGRIIELPIKSSFREGLTVLEYFISTHGARKGLADTALKTADSGYLTRRLVDVAQDVIVREEDCGTDRGLLISSIKDGTEVIEPLEERLVGRYSRKTVKHPETGEILVRENELITEDTAKEIMDAGIEQVWIRSAFTCNTRHGVCKKCYGSNLATGQEVEVGEAVGIIAAQSIGEPGTQLTMRTFHTGGVAGDDITQGLPRVQELFEARNPKGQAVISEIDGVVTAINEGRDRQYEIVVQGEVETRTYTAPYTARLKVSVNDKVERGQEITEGSIDPKELLKVRDVSAVQEYLLKEVQKVYRMQGVEIGDKHIEVMVRQMLRKVRVIDAGDTDVLPGSLLDIHQFKEANRKVLLEGKTPATGRPVLLGITKASLETESFLSAASFQETTRVLTDAAIKGKRDELLGLKENVIIGKLVPAGTGMQRYRKSEPVVTKKAKEKEEQPVAQN from the coding sequence TTGCTAGATGTAAATAATTTCGAGTATATGAAAATCGGTCTAGCGTCTCCGGATAAAATCCGGTCTTGGTCTTACGGTGAAGTAAAAAAACCCGAAACGATTAACTATCGAACTCTCAAACCAGAAAAAGACGGCTTATTCTGTGAACGTATTTTCGGTCCAACAAAAGACTGGGAATGCCATTGCGGAAAATATAAAAGAGTGAGATATAAAGGTGTTGTATGTGATCGTTGCGGTGTGGAAGTCACTAAATCGAAAGTTCGTCGGGAAAGAATGGGCCATATTGAATTGGCTGCGCCAGTGTCCCACATTTGGTATTTCAAAGGAATTCCAAGCCGCATGGGACTTGTCTTGGACATGTCGCCTAGAGCCCTAGAAGAAGTTATTTATTTTGCTTCTTACGTTGTGACGGATCCTGGGGAAACAACATTAGAGAAAAAACAACTCCTCTCTGAAAAAGAATACCGTACGTATAGAGAAAAATACGGAAATAAATTCCAAGCATCAATGGGTGCAGAAGCTATTAAAAAGCTTTTACAAGACATCGACTTGGATAAAGAAGTAGAAACATTAAAAGAAGAATTAAAAACAGCTCAAGGGCAAAGAAGAACACGTGCTATTAAACGATTGGAAGTATTGGAAGCTTTCCGTAATTCCGGCAATAAACCGGAATGGATGGTTTTAGATGTTCTTCCGGTTATTCCTCCTGAACTGCGCCCAATGGTTCAACTTGACGGAGGACGTTTTGCTACTTCCGACTTAAATGATCTGTACCGGCGGGTTATCAACAGAAACAATCGGTTAAAACGTCTTTTAGATTTAGGTGCTCCTAATATTATTGTTCAAAATGAAAAAAGAATGCTGCAAGAAGCAGTCGATGCTCTTATCGATAACGGACGTCGCGGTCGACCTGTAACTGGACCTGGAAATCGCCCGCTCAAATCTCTTTCTCATATGCTGAAAGGGAAACAAGGTCGTTTCCGTCAAAACTTGCTAGGAAAACGTGTTGACTATTCTGGTCGTTCTGTTATTGTTGTAGGTCCGAACTTAAAAATGTATCAATGCGGACTGCCGAAAGAAATGGCGCTTGAACTCTTTAAGCCTTTTGTAATGAAAGAGCTTGTTGAAAAAGGATTAGCGCACAACATTAAAAGCGCTAAAAGAAAAATTGAACGAGTTCAACCAGAAGTATGGGATGTACTAGAAGAAGTCATTAAAGAACATCCTGTATTGCTGAACCGTGCCCCAACGCTTCACCGTTTAGGAATTCAAGCGTTTGAACCAACATTGGTAGAAGGTCGCGCCATTCGTCTTCATCCGCTTGTTTGTACAGCTTATAATGCGGACTTCGATGGAGACCAAATGGCTGTTCACGTTCCTTTGTCTGCAGAAGCACAAGCAGAAGCCCGGATGTTGATGTTGGCTGCTCAAAACATCTTGAACCCTAAAGATGGTAAACCAGTCGTAACGCCATCTCAAGATATGGTGCTTGGTAACTATTATTTAACGCTTGAACGAGAAAATGCAGTCGGAGAAGGAATGGTCTTCAAAGATGCGAACGAAGCTTTGATCGCTTATCAAAATGGCTATGTTCATTTGCACTCTCGTATTGCGGTTCATGCCGGTTCGCTTCATAACCAAACCTTTACAGAAAAACAAAATAAACAATTATTGATTACGACTGTAGGAAAACTTATTTTCAACGAAATTTTGCCAAACACATTCCCATACATTAATGAGCCAACAAAAGAAAATTTGGAAGGTAAAACGCCGGAAAAATATTTTGTGGATCCAACGGTGGATGTGAAAGAACATATTAAAAAACAACCGCTTATCCAACCGTTTAAGAAAAAAATCTTGGGAAGCATCATTGCGGAAGTGTTTAAACGTTTCAAAATCACGGAAACTTCGAAGATGCTTGACCGGATGAAAGACCTCGGTTTCAAATATTCTACAAAAGCAGGAATTACGATCGGTATTGCCGACATCGTCGTATTGGCTGAAAAACCGCAAATTTTGCAAGAAGCTCAAGCTAAGGTCGATACGGTCATGAAACAATTCAAACGAGGTCTTATTACAGAAGATGAACGATATGATCGGGTTATTTCCATATGGAGTGCTGCCAAAGATCAAATCCAAGGCAGATTGATGGAACACTTAGATAGAACAAACCCAATCTTCATGATGAGTGATTCCGGTGCCCGTGGTAATGCTTCGAACTTTACGCAGTTAGCTGGTATGCGCGGTTTAATGGCAAACCCGGCTGGCCGGATTATTGAATTGCCGATTAAATCCAGCTTCCGTGAAGGTTTAACCGTACTCGAATACTTCATTTCCACTCACGGTGCTCGTAAAGGTCTTGCTGATACGGCGTTGAAAACTGCCGACTCTGGTTATTTAACACGACGTTTGGTCGACGTTGCGCAAGATGTCATTGTCCGGGAAGAAGATTGCGGAACGGATCGCGGTTTGTTAATTTCTTCGATCAAAGATGGTACAGAAGTAATCGAACCTTTAGAAGAACGTCTTGTTGGCCGCTACTCCAGAAAAACGGTGAAACATCCGGAAACAGGAGAAATTCTTGTTCGCGAAAACGAATTGATTACAGAAGATACAGCAAAAGAGATTATGGATGCTGGAATTGAACAAGTTTGGATCCGTTCTGCCTTCACTTGCAACACACGCCATGGCGTATGTAAAAAATGTTACGGAAGCAACTTGGCGACTGGACAGGAAGTGGAAGTCGGCGAAGCTGTCGGTATTATCGCTGCTCAATCCATCGGGGAACCTGGTACGCAATTAACAATGCGTACATTCCATACAGGTGGTGTAGCAGGAGACGACATCACGCAAGGTTTGCCACGTGTCCAAGAGTTGTTTGAAGCCCGTAATCCGAAAGGGCAAGCGGTTATTTCTGAAATTGACGGTGTCGTTACAGCGATTAACGAAGGTCGAGATCGTCAATACGAAATAGTGGTTCAAGGCGAAGTTGAAACTCGAACTTATACAGCTCCTTACACCGCAAGATTAAAAGTAAGTGTGAATGATAAAGTAGAACGTGGACAGGAAATCACGGAAGGATCCATCGATCCGAAAGAATTGCTCAAAGTTCGCGATGTGTCCGCGGTTCAAGAATATCTGTTGAAAGAAGTTCAAAAAGTTTATCGTATGCAAGGGGTTGAAATCGGCGATAAACACATTGAAGTTATGGTAAGACAAATGCTTCGGAAAGTACGTGTCATTGATGCCGGTGATACCGATGTACTTCCAGGTTCATTACTGGATATACATCAATTTAAAGAAGCAAACCGAAAAGTATTATTGGAAGGTAAGACCCCTGCAACCGGTCGTCCGGTGCTGTTAGGAATCACAAAAGCATCTTTGGAAACAGAATCTTTCTTATCCGCAGCTTCGTTCCAAGAAACAACTCGCGTGTTGACAGATGCTGCCATCAAGGGCAAACGGGACGAATTGCTTGGATTGAAAGAAAATGTCATCATTGGTAAGCTTGTTCCAGCAGGTACGGGAATGCAGCGTTATCGCAAATCAGAACCGGTTGTTACAAAAAAAGCTAAAGAAAAAGAGGAACAGCCTGTAGCACAAAATTAA
- a CDS encoding 50S ribosomal protein L7ae-like protein translates to MSYEKVAQAKKVIIGTKQTAKAIKNNRALEVVVASDADSRVVEAVIQEAKQSNVPITYVSSMKKLGKACGIDVGAAAVAIVNE, encoded by the coding sequence ATGTCTTATGAAAAAGTAGCACAGGCAAAAAAAGTGATTATAGGAACAAAACAAACAGCAAAAGCCATCAAGAATAATCGTGCCCTAGAAGTAGTCGTTGCTTCCGACGCTGATAGCAGAGTCGTCGAAGCAGTGATTCAAGAAGCGAAACAATCGAATGTACCTATTACTTATGTCAGTTCGATGAAAAAGCTCGGAAAAGCTTGTGGGATCGATGTTGGTGCAGCGGCTGTTGCTATTGTCAATGAATAG
- the rpsL gene encoding 30S ribosomal protein S12: protein MPTINQLVRKPRKSKITKSKSPALNKGLNSFKKVQTDVFSPQKRGVCTRVGTMTPKKPNSALRKYARVRLSNGIEVTAYIPGIGHNLQEHSVVLIRGGRVKDLPGVRYHIIRGALDTAGVENRKQGRSKYGTKKPKEKK, encoded by the coding sequence ATGCCTACAATTAACCAATTAGTACGCAAACCTCGTAAATCTAAAATAACTAAATCTAAATCTCCGGCGCTTAATAAAGGATTAAACAGCTTTAAGAAAGTACAAACAGATGTATTTTCGCCTCAAAAGCGCGGAGTATGTACACGTGTTGGTACAATGACTCCGAAAAAACCGAACTCTGCATTGCGTAAATACGCTCGTGTTCGTCTGTCAAACGGTATTGAGGTTACTGCTTATATTCCTGGTATCGGACATAACCTCCAAGAACACAGCGTTGTGCTCATTCGTGGAGGACGTGTAAAAGACTTACCAGGGGTTCGTTATCATATTATTCGTGGAGCATTAGATACTGCGGGTGTTGAAAACCGCAAACAAGGCCGCTCAAAATACGGTACGAAAAAACCAAAAGAGAAAAAATAA
- the rpsG gene encoding 30S ribosomal protein S7, with product MPRKGPVAKRDVLPDPIYNSKLVTRLINKIMIDGKRGKAQKILYSAFDIIRERTGKDPMEVFDQALKNIMPVLEVRARRVGGANYQVPVEVRPERRTTLGLRWLVNYARLRGEKTMEERLANEIMDAANNTGAAVKKREDTHKMAEANKAFAHYRW from the coding sequence ATGCCTCGTAAAGGACCAGTGGCAAAAAGAGACGTTTTGCCAGATCCCATTTACAATTCAAAGCTAGTCACTCGTTTGATCAATAAAATTATGATCGACGGAAAAAGAGGAAAAGCGCAAAAAATTCTTTATTCTGCATTTGATATCATTCGTGAACGTACAGGCAAAGATCCTATGGAAGTGTTTGATCAAGCACTTAAAAATATCATGCCTGTATTAGAAGTAAGAGCACGTCGTGTTGGTGGAGCCAACTATCAAGTTCCGGTTGAAGTTCGTCCAGAACGTCGCACCACTTTAGGACTTCGTTGGTTAGTGAACTATGCTCGTCTTCGTGGTGAAAAAACAATGGAAGAACGTTTAGCCAACGAAATTATGGATGCTGCCAACAACACAGGTGCAGCAGTGAAAAAACGCGAAGATACTCACAAAATGGCTGAAGCTAACAAAGCTTTTGCACATTATCGTTGGTAA